The Natronosporangium hydrolyticum nucleotide sequence CGGGACGGCCACCGGTACGGGCCGGAGGTCATCGAGGTGCTGCAGCAGGACGACCGGGGTGACTACCGCCGGGCCGCCCGCGCGGTCACCGCCACCGGCGCCGACCTGGTGCTGATCCAGCACGAGTACGGCATCTTCGGCGGCCCGGACGGCGGCTATGTGCTCGACTTCGCCAGCGAACTGACCAGGCTCGGGACGCCCTACGCGGTCACCAGCCACACCGTGCTCAGCTCCGCCACCCCGGGCCAGGCCGGCGTGCTCGCCGGCCTGTGCCGCGGGGCGGCGGTGGTCACCGGCTTCAGCGAGACGGCCCGCCGCATCGCCAGCGAGGCCGGCTGGGTGGAAGCAGACCGGTTCGTGGTGGTGCCGCACGGGGTTCCCGAGGCGCTGTCCCGGCCCGCCGAGCCCACTGTGGCCGGACCCGCGCTGGCGGCGGCGCTCGCCGCGGCCGCCGACGACCGGATCCTGTCCACTTTCGGGCTGCTCCGCCCAGGTAAGGGGCTGGAGACCGCGGTCCAGGCGATGCCGGAGATCGTGGCCCAGCACCCCGATGTGCGGTATCTGATCGTCGGCGCCACCCACCCGGAGACGCTGCGCCGCCGCGGCGAGCAGTACCGCGAGCAGCTCACCGAACTCGCCGCGCAGCTGGGGGTCGGGGAGCGGGTGCAGTTCGTCGACGCGTTTCTGAGCGAACCGGAGTTGGCGCTGCTGTTGCAGCGCACCGAGCTCCACCTCACCCCGTACCGGAACCTGGAGCAGACCTGCTCCGGCGCGTTGACCTTCGCCCTCGCCGCCGGCTGCCCGGTGGTCTCCACCCCCTACCGGTACGCCGAGGATCTGGTCACCGGTGCCGGCGGGCCGCCGCTGGGCGTGCTGGTGCCGGCCGAGGACCCGGCCGGCTTCGCCGAGGCGACCTGTCGGCTGCTCGCCGACCCGGACCGGCTCACCGCCACCCGCCGGGCCGCGAAGGCGGTCGGCGCGGAGCTGACCTGGCCCGCGGTCGGGGCGCGGTTCGCCGACGTGTTCGCCGCCGCGGCGGCGCCCCACCGGGTACGGTCCGCGGGATGGATCCGACCGGCCAGCCTCACCGAGCTGGTGGCGGATGCCCGGGTGGCTGGGGCGCCGGCCCGGGGCAGAGAGGAGCGCGCGTGGTCGCCGAGCCCACCGCCGCCCGCCTCGACGGAGCGGGCGAGCTGACCGACCTGTTCACCCGCAGCAGCCACAATCCGCTGCTCACCGCGGCCGACTGGCCGTACCCGGCGAACAGCGTGCTGAATCCGGCCGCCGCCCAGGCCGACGACGAGACCGTGCTGGTATGCCGGGTGGAGGACCGGCGCGGCATCTCCCACCTGAGCGTCGCGCGCAGCAGCGACGGCGAGACCGGGTGGCGGGTGGACCCGCTGCCGCTGATCGGTCCGGCTGTCCACGGCGAACAGTCCCGGTGGGGGGTGGAGGATCCGCGCCTCACCTGGCTCGCCGACCAGGCCTGTTGGGCGCTCACCTACACCGCGTACGGCCCGGCCGGGCCGGCGGTGGCGATCGCCAC carries:
- a CDS encoding glycosyltransferase, coding for MHIVVCSTYPPRRCGLATFTDDLRTALAVSAPQWRVEICAVDRDGHRYGPEVIEVLQQDDRGDYRRAARAVTATGADLVLIQHEYGIFGGPDGGYVLDFASELTRLGTPYAVTSHTVLSSATPGQAGVLAGLCRGAAVVTGFSETARRIASEAGWVEADRFVVVPHGVPEALSRPAEPTVAGPALAAALAAAADDRILSTFGLLRPGKGLETAVQAMPEIVAQHPDVRYLIVGATHPETLRRRGEQYREQLTELAAQLGVGERVQFVDAFLSEPELALLLQRTELHLTPYRNLEQTCSGALTFALAAGCPVVSTPYRYAEDLVTGAGGPPLGVLVPAEDPAGFAEATCRLLADPDRLTATRRAAKAVGAELTWPAVGARFADVFAAAAAPHRVRSAGWIRPASLTELVADARVAGAPARGREERAWSPSPPPPASTERAS